In one Tripterygium wilfordii isolate XIE 37 chromosome 22, ASM1340144v1, whole genome shotgun sequence genomic region, the following are encoded:
- the LOC119992035 gene encoding uncharacterized protein LOC119992035 isoform X2 has translation MSRETDTAGISKNGCSPVDGDTGNQARYSLDKEAGLATCRVCQCAESDKIGDAALGFLGIIPPIQEGSKSDGEVKSENNEVLKDAECADSMMKNIGRDSGFMEFISPEGEVFVCRTDLEMGPCHQQDILVELGCACKNDLGLVHYACALKWFVNHGSTVCEICGRVTKNIRTADFKKVVVSLKDYETLRERTASGHPNPVQVNTSSDVDPDAIAAIRRQRLSEIALWFNPHTNNIHHNSTPSAVSEVVSEQPMNQPVTENAVHSENPATKWVVESTGILLATGLLTVTLAWLIAPHVENCKKWSSYSPRRCLCFNSCDLLSLYCAYQN, from the exons ATGAGTAGGGAAACAGACACTGCTGGAATTAGTAAGAATGGTTGCTCGCCCGTTGATGGCGACACAGGCAATCAAGCACGTTACAGTCTTGACAAAGAGGCAGGTTTAGCAACTTGTCGTGTGTGCCAATGTGCTGAATCTGACAAAATAGGAGATGCTGCATTAGGATTTTTGGGCATCATTCCCCCAATACAAGAAGGAAGTAAAAGTGATGGAGAAGTGAAGTCTGAAAACAATGAAGTTCTAAAAGATGCTGAATGTGCTGACTCCATGATGAAAAACATTGGAAGAGATTCTGGATTTATGGAATTCATAAGTCCAGAAGGGGAGGTTTTTGTATGTCGTACTGATTTAGAAATGGGTCCATGTCACCAGCAAGACATATTAGTTGAACTCGGTTGTGCTTGCAAAAATGATCTTGGTTTGGTACACTATGCTTGTGCACTGAAATGGTTTGTTAATCATGGATCCACTGTTTGCGAAATTTGTGGGCGTGTTACTAAAAATATCAGGACTGCTGACTTCAAAAAGGTCGTGGTTTCTCTGAAGGATTATGAAACACTAAGGGAAAGGACTGCCAGTGGGCATCCAAATCCCGTGCAGGTGAATACAAGCTCAGATGTAGACCCTGATGCTATTGCTGCTATTCGGAGGCAACGACTTAGTGAGATTGCATTGTGGTTTAATCCACACACTAATAATATTCATCACAATAGTACCCCATCTGCAGTTTCAGAGGTTGTTTCGGAACAGCCTATGAATCAGCCTGTCACTGAAAATGCTGTTCATAGTGAAAACCCTGCTACTAAATGGGTCGTGGAAAGCACGGGGATCTTGCTTGCTACAGGACTGCTCACCGTTACGCTTGCATGGCTCATAGCTCCTCATGTTG AAAACTGCAAAAAATGGTCTTCATATTCTCCTCGGAGGTGTTTGTGCTTTAACAGTTGTGATCTTCTTTCGCTTT ATTGTGCTTACCAGAATTAA
- the LOC119990388 gene encoding alternative NAD(P)H-ubiquinone oxidoreductase C1, chloroplastic/mitochondrial isoform X2, with the protein MAHLASSASATLLYLHWISAGAKHWGKLFPGSSVRFGTNSLVCSRFRRNGFRFVASGTAGRNGGVVAMSEGETLQRMFTWPDKKKPRVCILGGGFGGLYTALRLESLTWPADKKPQVLLVDQSERFVFKPMLYELLSGVDAWEIAPRFLDLLASTGVQFFQDRVKSLHPSDHLGMQGLTGSTCGGTVLLESGLHVEYDWLVLALGAEAKLDVVPGALEFALPFSNLEDASMVDNKLKALERKNFAKHSIISVAVVGCGYAGVELAATIAERLQDRGTVQAINVETTICPTAPPGNREAALKVLTSRKVQLLLGYFVRSIRRVGDGEASTGLTEGEEVHDMEAEPNSDKYILELQPAERGLQSQILEADLVLWTVGSKPLLPTLEPGNRLHELPLNARGQAETDETLRVKGHPRIFALGDSSALRDSNGRLLPATAQVAFQQADFTGWNLWAAINGRPLLPFRFQNLGEMMTLGRNDAALSPSFIEGLTLDGPIGHTARKIAYLIRLPTDEHRLKVGISWFTKSAIDSVASLQNTLSKVLSGP; encoded by the exons ATGGCGCACTTAGCGTCGTCTGCTTCAGCAACCCTACTTTATTTACATT GGATTTCAGCTGGGGCAAAGCATTGGGGCAAGCTATTTCCGGGTTCTTCTGTGAGATTTGGGACCAATTCGTTGGTATGCTCGAGGTTTCGGAGGAATGGATTTCGATTTGTTGCTTCGGGCACTGCGGGAAGAAATGGAGGTGTTGTGGCCATGTCTGAAGGTGAAACGCTACAGAGAATGTTTACATGGCCAGATAAGAAG AAGCCGAGGGTATGCATACTAGGTGGTGGATTTGGAGGCTTATACACTGCTTTAAGGCTAGAATCACTTACATGGCCCGCTGACAAGAAGCCTCAG GTTCTTCTTGTTGATCAGTCAGAACGATTTGTATTTAAGCCCATGCTGTATGAACTACTATCAGGAG TGGATGCTTGGGAAATAGCTCCTCGTTTCTTAGATTTGCTTGCAAGCACCGGTGTGCAATTTTTCCAAGACAGGGTGAAAAGTCTACATCCATCTGATCATTTGGGAATGCAGGGGCTGACAGGAAGTACTTGTGGAGGAACTGTGCTTCTTGAAAGTGGCTTACACGTTGAGTATGACTG GTTGGTGCTTGCTTTGGGAGCTGAAGCTAAACTTGATGTTGTACCAGGCGCATTAGAGTTTGCTTTGCCTTTCTCCAACCTGGAAGATGCATCC ATGGTTGACAATAAGTTGAAAGCACTAGAACGGAAGAACTTTGCCAAGCACTCTATAATTAGCGTAGCTGTAGTTGGTTGTGGTTATGCAGGAGTTGAGTTAGCTGCCACAATAGCGGAACGCTTGCAAGACAGAGGAACAGTACAAGCTATTAACGTGGAAACCACTATCTGCCCAACTGCTCCGCCTGGCAATAGGGAGGCTGCCCTTAAA GTTCTCACATCCAGGAAAGTTCAGCTTCTGTTGGGTTACTTTGTCCGCAGCATACGCAGAGTGGGTGATGGGGAGGCTTCAACAGGGCTGACAGAAGGTGAAGAAGTTCACGACATGGAGGCAGAACCTAATtctgataaatatatattagaacTTCAGCCTGCAGAAAGGGGACTACAAAGTCAAATTCTTGAAGCGGATCTTGTATTGTGGACTGTTGGGTCTAAACCTCTGCTTCCCACGCTAGAACCAGGTAACAGACTGCATGAACTTCCCCTGAATGCCCGTGGACAAGCAGAGACAGATGAAACTCTCCGCGTCAAGGGCCATCCTCGCATATTTGCGCTGGGTGACTCGTCTGCTTTAAGGGATTCAAATGGAAGGCTTTTACCAGCGACTGCCCAG GTTGCTTTTCAACAAGCCGACTTTACCGGCTGGAATTTGTGGGCGGCAATCAATGGTCGTCCCTTACTGCCTTTCAG GTTTCAGAATCTAGGTGAGATGATGACCCTGGGGAGAAACGATGCTGCTCTGTCACCAAGTTTTATCGAGGGGTTAACCTTGGATGGTCCCATTGGTCATACAG CTAGGAAGATAGCGTACTTGATCAGACTACCAACAGATGAGCATCGGCTTAAAGTGGGGATCAGCTGGTTCACGAAATCTGCTATAGATTCCGTTGCATCACTACAGAACACCCTCTCAAAGGTTCTTTCAGGCCCATAG
- the LOC119990388 gene encoding alternative NAD(P)H-ubiquinone oxidoreductase C1, chloroplastic/mitochondrial isoform X1, which translates to MAHLASSASATLLYLHWISAGAKHWGKLFPGSSVRFGTNSLVCSRFRRNGFRFVASGTAGRNGGVVAMSEGETLQRMFTWPDKKKPRVCILGGGFGGLYTALRLESLTWPADKKPQVLLVDQSERFVFKPMLYELLSGEVDAWEIAPRFLDLLASTGVQFFQDRVKSLHPSDHLGMQGLTGSTCGGTVLLESGLHVEYDWLVLALGAEAKLDVVPGALEFALPFSNLEDASMVDNKLKALERKNFAKHSIISVAVVGCGYAGVELAATIAERLQDRGTVQAINVETTICPTAPPGNREAALKVLTSRKVQLLLGYFVRSIRRVGDGEASTGLTEGEEVHDMEAEPNSDKYILELQPAERGLQSQILEADLVLWTVGSKPLLPTLEPGNRLHELPLNARGQAETDETLRVKGHPRIFALGDSSALRDSNGRLLPATAQVAFQQADFTGWNLWAAINGRPLLPFRFQNLGEMMTLGRNDAALSPSFIEGLTLDGPIGHTARKIAYLIRLPTDEHRLKVGISWFTKSAIDSVASLQNTLSKVLSGP; encoded by the exons ATGGCGCACTTAGCGTCGTCTGCTTCAGCAACCCTACTTTATTTACATT GGATTTCAGCTGGGGCAAAGCATTGGGGCAAGCTATTTCCGGGTTCTTCTGTGAGATTTGGGACCAATTCGTTGGTATGCTCGAGGTTTCGGAGGAATGGATTTCGATTTGTTGCTTCGGGCACTGCGGGAAGAAATGGAGGTGTTGTGGCCATGTCTGAAGGTGAAACGCTACAGAGAATGTTTACATGGCCAGATAAGAAG AAGCCGAGGGTATGCATACTAGGTGGTGGATTTGGAGGCTTATACACTGCTTTAAGGCTAGAATCACTTACATGGCCCGCTGACAAGAAGCCTCAG GTTCTTCTTGTTGATCAGTCAGAACGATTTGTATTTAAGCCCATGCTGTATGAACTACTATCAGGAG AAGTGGATGCTTGGGAAATAGCTCCTCGTTTCTTAGATTTGCTTGCAAGCACCGGTGTGCAATTTTTCCAAGACAGGGTGAAAAGTCTACATCCATCTGATCATTTGGGAATGCAGGGGCTGACAGGAAGTACTTGTGGAGGAACTGTGCTTCTTGAAAGTGGCTTACACGTTGAGTATGACTG GTTGGTGCTTGCTTTGGGAGCTGAAGCTAAACTTGATGTTGTACCAGGCGCATTAGAGTTTGCTTTGCCTTTCTCCAACCTGGAAGATGCATCC ATGGTTGACAATAAGTTGAAAGCACTAGAACGGAAGAACTTTGCCAAGCACTCTATAATTAGCGTAGCTGTAGTTGGTTGTGGTTATGCAGGAGTTGAGTTAGCTGCCACAATAGCGGAACGCTTGCAAGACAGAGGAACAGTACAAGCTATTAACGTGGAAACCACTATCTGCCCAACTGCTCCGCCTGGCAATAGGGAGGCTGCCCTTAAA GTTCTCACATCCAGGAAAGTTCAGCTTCTGTTGGGTTACTTTGTCCGCAGCATACGCAGAGTGGGTGATGGGGAGGCTTCAACAGGGCTGACAGAAGGTGAAGAAGTTCACGACATGGAGGCAGAACCTAATtctgataaatatatattagaacTTCAGCCTGCAGAAAGGGGACTACAAAGTCAAATTCTTGAAGCGGATCTTGTATTGTGGACTGTTGGGTCTAAACCTCTGCTTCCCACGCTAGAACCAGGTAACAGACTGCATGAACTTCCCCTGAATGCCCGTGGACAAGCAGAGACAGATGAAACTCTCCGCGTCAAGGGCCATCCTCGCATATTTGCGCTGGGTGACTCGTCTGCTTTAAGGGATTCAAATGGAAGGCTTTTACCAGCGACTGCCCAG GTTGCTTTTCAACAAGCCGACTTTACCGGCTGGAATTTGTGGGCGGCAATCAATGGTCGTCCCTTACTGCCTTTCAG GTTTCAGAATCTAGGTGAGATGATGACCCTGGGGAGAAACGATGCTGCTCTGTCACCAAGTTTTATCGAGGGGTTAACCTTGGATGGTCCCATTGGTCATACAG CTAGGAAGATAGCGTACTTGATCAGACTACCAACAGATGAGCATCGGCTTAAAGTGGGGATCAGCTGGTTCACGAAATCTGCTATAGATTCCGTTGCATCACTACAGAACACCCTCTCAAAGGTTCTTTCAGGCCCATAG
- the LOC119992035 gene encoding uncharacterized protein LOC119992035 isoform X1 — protein sequence MSRETDTAGISKNGCSPVDGDTGNQARYSLDKEAGLATCRVCQCAESDKIGDAALGFLGIIPPIQEGSKSDGEVKSENNEVLKDAECADSMMKNIGRDSGFMEFISPEGEVFVCRTDLEMGPCHQQDILVELGCACKNDLGLVHYACALKWFVNHGSTVCEICGRVTKNIRTADFKKVVVSLKDYETLRERTASGHPNPVQVNTSSDVDPDAIAAIRRQRLSEIALWFNPHTNNIHHNSTPSAVSEVVSEQPMNQPVTENAVHSENPATKWVVESTGILLATGLLTVTLAWLIAPHVGKKTAKNGLHILLGGVCALTVVIFFRFIVLTRIKYGPARYWAILFVFWFLVFGIWASRTHGAHTT from the exons ATGAGTAGGGAAACAGACACTGCTGGAATTAGTAAGAATGGTTGCTCGCCCGTTGATGGCGACACAGGCAATCAAGCACGTTACAGTCTTGACAAAGAGGCAGGTTTAGCAACTTGTCGTGTGTGCCAATGTGCTGAATCTGACAAAATAGGAGATGCTGCATTAGGATTTTTGGGCATCATTCCCCCAATACAAGAAGGAAGTAAAAGTGATGGAGAAGTGAAGTCTGAAAACAATGAAGTTCTAAAAGATGCTGAATGTGCTGACTCCATGATGAAAAACATTGGAAGAGATTCTGGATTTATGGAATTCATAAGTCCAGAAGGGGAGGTTTTTGTATGTCGTACTGATTTAGAAATGGGTCCATGTCACCAGCAAGACATATTAGTTGAACTCGGTTGTGCTTGCAAAAATGATCTTGGTTTGGTACACTATGCTTGTGCACTGAAATGGTTTGTTAATCATGGATCCACTGTTTGCGAAATTTGTGGGCGTGTTACTAAAAATATCAGGACTGCTGACTTCAAAAAGGTCGTGGTTTCTCTGAAGGATTATGAAACACTAAGGGAAAGGACTGCCAGTGGGCATCCAAATCCCGTGCAGGTGAATACAAGCTCAGATGTAGACCCTGATGCTATTGCTGCTATTCGGAGGCAACGACTTAGTGAGATTGCATTGTGGTTTAATCCACACACTAATAATATTCATCACAATAGTACCCCATCTGCAGTTTCAGAGGTTGTTTCGGAACAGCCTATGAATCAGCCTGTCACTGAAAATGCTGTTCATAGTGAAAACCCTGCTACTAAATGGGTCGTGGAAAGCACGGGGATCTTGCTTGCTACAGGACTGCTCACCGTTACGCTTGCATGGCTCATAGCTCCTCATGTTGGTAAG AAAACTGCAAAAAATGGTCTTCATATTCTCCTCGGAGGTGTTTGTGCTTTAACAGTTGTGATCTTCTTTCGCTTT ATTGTGCTTACCAGAATTAAGTACGGGCCTGCACGCTACTGGGCAATATTGTTCGTCTTCTGGTTTCTTGTGTTTGGAATATGGGCTTCGCGCACACATGGTGCTCATACAACATGA
- the LOC119992037 gene encoding NAC domain-containing protein 2-like produces MMTGQLELPAGFRFHPTDDELVNHYLIRKCAGQSISVPIIAEINLYKYDPWQLPDIALYGEKEWYFFSPRDRKYPNGSRPNRAAGTGYWKATGADKPIGRNKPLGIKKALVFYAGKAPKGIKTNWIMHEYRLANVDRSAGKKNNLRLDDWVLCRIYNKKGTVEKHYSAVDRKPMNFPEQEEQKPNIGISYQTMAVLPPHVNDQLHMDTSDSVPSLHTDSSSSEHVVSPGVTCEKEVQSGPKWEEELESALNFNFNDMDYLQYDDFAPQSGYLMDQQDMLMYLPPSY; encoded by the exons ATGATGACGGGACAGCTAGAGTTACCGGCGGGTTTCCGATTCCACCCGACCGACGATGAATTGGTGAATCATTACTTGATCAGAAAATGTGCAGGGCAATCGATTTCGGTTCCGATCATAGCAGAGATCAATCTGTACAAGTACGATCCATGGCAATTACCAg ATATAGCATTGTACGGTGAGAAGGAGTggtattttttttctccaaGAGACAGAAAATATCCAAACGGGTCAAGGCCGAACCGGGCAGCCGGAACGGGTTATTGGAAGGCTACCGGTGCAGATAAACCGATTGGCCGGAACAAACCGCTCGGCATCAAAAAAGCACTTGTGTTCTACGCCGGAAAAGCCCcaaaaggaatcaaaaccaactGGATCATGCACGAGTATCGCCTCGCTAATGTCGATAGGTCCGCCGGCAAGAAGAACAATCTCAGG CTCGATGATTGGGTATTGTGTCGAATATACAACAAGAAAGGAACAGTAGAAAAGCATTACTCCGCCGTTGATCGGAAACCGATGAACTTCCCGGAACAAGAGGAGCAGAAGCCCAATATTGGAATTTCATACCAGACTATGGCGGTTCTTCCGCCACACGTGAATGACCAATTACATATGGACACGTCAGATTCAGTACCATCGCTGCACACGGACTCGAGCAGTTCGGAGCACGTGGTGTCGCCGGGAGTCACGTGCGAAAAGGAGGTCCAAAGTGGGCCCAAATGGGAGGAGGAGCTAGAGAGTGCGTTGAACTTCAACTTCAACGACATGGATTACTTGCAATATGACGATTTTGCCCCCCAATCCGGGTACCTGATGGATCAGCAAGACATGTTAATGTATTTACCCCCGTCCTAttaa
- the LOC119990388 gene encoding alternative NAD(P)H-ubiquinone oxidoreductase C1, chloroplastic/mitochondrial isoform X3, translated as MAHLASSASATLLYLHSGAKHWGKLFPGSSVRFGTNSLVCSRFRRNGFRFVASGTAGRNGGVVAMSEGETLQRMFTWPDKKKPRVCILGGGFGGLYTALRLESLTWPADKKPQVLLVDQSERFVFKPMLYELLSGEVDAWEIAPRFLDLLASTGVQFFQDRVKSLHPSDHLGMQGLTGSTCGGTVLLESGLHVEYDWLVLALGAEAKLDVVPGALEFALPFSNLEDASMVDNKLKALERKNFAKHSIISVAVVGCGYAGVELAATIAERLQDRGTVQAINVETTICPTAPPGNREAALKVLTSRKVQLLLGYFVRSIRRVGDGEASTGLTEGEEVHDMEAEPNSDKYILELQPAERGLQSQILEADLVLWTVGSKPLLPTLEPGNRLHELPLNARGQAETDETLRVKGHPRIFALGDSSALRDSNGRLLPATAQVAFQQADFTGWNLWAAINGRPLLPFRFQNLGEMMTLGRNDAALSPSFIEGLTLDGPIGHTARKIAYLIRLPTDEHRLKVGISWFTKSAIDSVASLQNTLSKVLSGP; from the exons ATGGCGCACTTAGCGTCGTCTGCTTCAGCAACCCTACTTTATTTACATT CTGGGGCAAAGCATTGGGGCAAGCTATTTCCGGGTTCTTCTGTGAGATTTGGGACCAATTCGTTGGTATGCTCGAGGTTTCGGAGGAATGGATTTCGATTTGTTGCTTCGGGCACTGCGGGAAGAAATGGAGGTGTTGTGGCCATGTCTGAAGGTGAAACGCTACAGAGAATGTTTACATGGCCAGATAAGAAG AAGCCGAGGGTATGCATACTAGGTGGTGGATTTGGAGGCTTATACACTGCTTTAAGGCTAGAATCACTTACATGGCCCGCTGACAAGAAGCCTCAG GTTCTTCTTGTTGATCAGTCAGAACGATTTGTATTTAAGCCCATGCTGTATGAACTACTATCAGGAG AAGTGGATGCTTGGGAAATAGCTCCTCGTTTCTTAGATTTGCTTGCAAGCACCGGTGTGCAATTTTTCCAAGACAGGGTGAAAAGTCTACATCCATCTGATCATTTGGGAATGCAGGGGCTGACAGGAAGTACTTGTGGAGGAACTGTGCTTCTTGAAAGTGGCTTACACGTTGAGTATGACTG GTTGGTGCTTGCTTTGGGAGCTGAAGCTAAACTTGATGTTGTACCAGGCGCATTAGAGTTTGCTTTGCCTTTCTCCAACCTGGAAGATGCATCC ATGGTTGACAATAAGTTGAAAGCACTAGAACGGAAGAACTTTGCCAAGCACTCTATAATTAGCGTAGCTGTAGTTGGTTGTGGTTATGCAGGAGTTGAGTTAGCTGCCACAATAGCGGAACGCTTGCAAGACAGAGGAACAGTACAAGCTATTAACGTGGAAACCACTATCTGCCCAACTGCTCCGCCTGGCAATAGGGAGGCTGCCCTTAAA GTTCTCACATCCAGGAAAGTTCAGCTTCTGTTGGGTTACTTTGTCCGCAGCATACGCAGAGTGGGTGATGGGGAGGCTTCAACAGGGCTGACAGAAGGTGAAGAAGTTCACGACATGGAGGCAGAACCTAATtctgataaatatatattagaacTTCAGCCTGCAGAAAGGGGACTACAAAGTCAAATTCTTGAAGCGGATCTTGTATTGTGGACTGTTGGGTCTAAACCTCTGCTTCCCACGCTAGAACCAGGTAACAGACTGCATGAACTTCCCCTGAATGCCCGTGGACAAGCAGAGACAGATGAAACTCTCCGCGTCAAGGGCCATCCTCGCATATTTGCGCTGGGTGACTCGTCTGCTTTAAGGGATTCAAATGGAAGGCTTTTACCAGCGACTGCCCAG GTTGCTTTTCAACAAGCCGACTTTACCGGCTGGAATTTGTGGGCGGCAATCAATGGTCGTCCCTTACTGCCTTTCAG GTTTCAGAATCTAGGTGAGATGATGACCCTGGGGAGAAACGATGCTGCTCTGTCACCAAGTTTTATCGAGGGGTTAACCTTGGATGGTCCCATTGGTCATACAG CTAGGAAGATAGCGTACTTGATCAGACTACCAACAGATGAGCATCGGCTTAAAGTGGGGATCAGCTGGTTCACGAAATCTGCTATAGATTCCGTTGCATCACTACAGAACACCCTCTCAAAGGTTCTTTCAGGCCCATAG
- the LOC119990970 gene encoding fatty acid amide hydrolase-like, with the protein MAKGVVYKAAKNVDLGPDSQEFYLKANVKAPRMAGILVKIFAWFLESWILGKLLVYILKGNNLIHKLISHANLEESPVYVPQHPFEELNEQEVKFIHPNLSPPVKVQLAIDCLDSTTEHVLNGFQPFFHRWTILDYSRAYSSGQVTPYMVAERLIAAIKESSSHPMQMSFFINYYAEDILKQATESTLRYKNGQQISALDGVPIAIKDEIDCLPYPTTGGTKWLHKLRSFKEDACCVARLRLCGAIIVGKTNMHELGAGTSGINPHYGASRNPYDTGKIAGGSSSGSAAVVSAGLCPVALGVDGGGSVRMPAALCGVVGLKPTFGRVPHSGVLPLNWTVGMVGVLAGTIEDAFIVYAAISGELPSHQSSSLVPKAYFPLLKSKKTITGIRLAKYGEWFNDCSNEIKICCSSAVDQLCNHYGWKTVEVTIPEIEVMRLAHYLTIGSECTTSLSSYLEKLNISESGWDTRVALCVYGSFSSQEYIKAQKIRNRQMQFHNKIFAKADVIVAPTTGVTAYPILNDALKTGELDYINGAALVRYQIAGNFLGLPAVTVPVGYDKNGLPIGLQFIGRPWSEPTLIHIAHAMQALCIREHRKPQVFFDLLQKDQVDMEIS; encoded by the exons ATGGCTAAAGGTGTGGTTTACAAGGCAGCGAAGAATGTTGATCTTGGCCCTGATAGCCAAGAATTCTATCTTAAGGCCAATGTCAAAG CTCCTCGGATGGCTGGGATTTTGGTGAAGATTTTTGCCTGGTTTTTGGAGTCGTGGATCTTAGGGAAATTGTTGGTGTACATATTGAAGGGAAACAATCTAATTCATAAG TTGATTTCCCATGCCAACCTGGAGGAGTCACCTGTCTATGTTCCTCAACATCCTTTTGAAG AGCTTAACGAACAAGAAGTCAAATTCATACATCCCAATTTATCACCACCTGTAAAAGTTCAGCTGGCAATTGATTGTCTGGATTCAACCACGGAACATGTATTAAATGGTTTTCAGCCTTTCTTTCATCGTTGGACTATTTTGGATTATTCAAGGGCCTATAGTTCAGGACAAGTAACTCCTTACATG GTCGCAGAGAGATTAATAGCTGCTATCAAGGAATCGTCCAGTCATCCAATGCAAATGTCATTCTTTATCAACTATTATGCTGAAGATATACTAAAGCAAGCTACAGAATCAACTCTTCGATACAAAAATG GACAACAAATATCAGCTCTAGATGGAGTTCCTATTGCTATCAAGGATGAAATAGACTGTCTTCCATATCCAACTACAG GAGGCACTAAGTGGCTGCACAAACTTAGATCTTTTAAGGAAGATGCATGCTGTGTTGCGCGTCTCAGATTATGTGGTGCTATCATTGTTGGAAAAACTAATATGCATGAACTTGGGGCTGGAACGAGTGGGATAAATCCTCATTACGG GGCTTCTAGAAATCCATATGATACTGGCAAGATTGCTGGAGGTTCTTCTAGTGGATCTGCAGCAGTAGTATCTGCAGGGTTGTGCCCTGTTGCCCTTGGTGTTGATGGTGGAG GATCTGTCCGAATGCCTGCAGCTCTTTGTGGTGTTGTTGGTTTAAAACCAACTTTTGGCCGTGTTCCTCATTCAGG TGTTCTTCCACTGAACTGGACAGTTGGGATGGTTGGAGTACTAGCAGGCACCATAGAGGATGCATTTATTGT TTATGCAGCTATCAGCGGCGAACTTCCATCTCATCAGTCCAGTTCTTTAGTG CCTAAAGCATATTTTCCTCTCTTGAAGTCAAAGAAAACGATTACTGGCATCAGATTAGCAAAGTATGGAGAG TGGTTTAATGATTGCAGCAACGAGATCAAAATATGCTGTTCTTCTGCTGTTGACCAGCTATGTAATCATTACGGTTGGAAG ACTGTAGAAGTTACCATACCAGAGATTGAAGTGATGCGCTTGGCCCATTACTTAACCATTGGATCCGAGTGTACCACTTCACTTAGTTCTTACCTAGAAAAGCT GAACATTTCAGAGTCGGGCTGGGATACAAGGGTAGCACTATGTGTGTATGGTTCTTTCAGCAGTCAAGAGTATATAAAGGCCCAGAAGATCAG GAACCGGCAAATGCAGTTTCATAATAAAATATTTGCCAAGGCAGATGTTATTGTTGCACCAACAACTGG TGTAACTGCATACCCAATTCTGAATGATGCTCTGAAGACAGGTGAACTTGACTACATAAATGGAG CTGCACTTGTTCGGTATCAAATTGCTGGAAATTTTCTGGGTTTGCCCGCAGTGACTGTTCCT GTTGGCTACGACAAAAATGGTTTGCCTATTGGTCTTCAGTTCATTGGGAGGCCGTGGTCTGAACCAACATTGATCCACATAGCACATGCCATGCAG GCCCTGTGCATCAGGGAGCACAGGAAGCCACAAGTTTTCTTTGATCTCCTCCAGAAGGATCAAGTGGACATGGAAATCTCGTAA
- the LOC119992035 gene encoding uncharacterized protein LOC119992035 isoform X3, with amino-acid sequence MSRETDTAGISKNGCSPVDGDTGNQARYSLDKEAGLATCRVCQCAESDKIGDAALGFLGIIPPIQEGSKSDGEVKSENNEVLKDAECADSMMKNIGRDSGFMEFISPEGEVFVCRTDLEMGPCHQQDILVELGCACKNDLGLVHYACALKWFVNHGSTVCEICGRVTKNIRTADFKKVVVSLKDYETLRERTASGHPNPVQVNTSSDVDPDAIAAIRRQRLSEIALWFNPHTNNIHHNSTPSAVSEVVSEQPMNQPVTENAVHSENPATKWVVESTGILLATGLLTVTLAWLIAPHVE; translated from the exons ATGAGTAGGGAAACAGACACTGCTGGAATTAGTAAGAATGGTTGCTCGCCCGTTGATGGCGACACAGGCAATCAAGCACGTTACAGTCTTGACAAAGAGGCAGGTTTAGCAACTTGTCGTGTGTGCCAATGTGCTGAATCTGACAAAATAGGAGATGCTGCATTAGGATTTTTGGGCATCATTCCCCCAATACAAGAAGGAAGTAAAAGTGATGGAGAAGTGAAGTCTGAAAACAATGAAGTTCTAAAAGATGCTGAATGTGCTGACTCCATGATGAAAAACATTGGAAGAGATTCTGGATTTATGGAATTCATAAGTCCAGAAGGGGAGGTTTTTGTATGTCGTACTGATTTAGAAATGGGTCCATGTCACCAGCAAGACATATTAGTTGAACTCGGTTGTGCTTGCAAAAATGATCTTGGTTTGGTACACTATGCTTGTGCACTGAAATGGTTTGTTAATCATGGATCCACTGTTTGCGAAATTTGTGGGCGTGTTACTAAAAATATCAGGACTGCTGACTTCAAAAAGGTCGTGGTTTCTCTGAAGGATTATGAAACACTAAGGGAAAGGACTGCCAGTGGGCATCCAAATCCCGTGCAGGTGAATACAAGCTCAGATGTAGACCCTGATGCTATTGCTGCTATTCGGAGGCAACGACTTAGTGAGATTGCATTGTGGTTTAATCCACACACTAATAATATTCATCACAATAGTACCCCATCTGCAGTTTCAGAGGTTGTTTCGGAACAGCCTATGAATCAGCCTGTCACTGAAAATGCTGTTCATAGTGAAAACCCTGCTACTAAATGGGTCGTGGAAAGCACGGGGATCTTGCTTGCTACAGGACTGCTCACCGTTACGCTTGCATGGCTCATAGCTCCTCATGTTG AATAA